Proteins encoded by one window of Hafnia alvei:
- a CDS encoding 4'-phosphopantetheinyl transferase family protein: MDNHFAWWYLSNQALNVHRLTDDLITTSLHYSPKRRERFLHGRALLAELMFQLYGYEKLPRLAVAPSGRPCFVDPTLPDFSLGYAGSVIALMLGTNGKVGMDVEIIRARQGGFIHLQQQYITSGEKIWIDGQADRLEATTQLWAIRESVLKISGLGTSGLQTLRLLPGAGKLRSTVTPQVETISAIQGEIAWACSKSPTLGQLNYWLMDQEENQLVNITAEKQAELKESASYLRFTSNTPIQTA, encoded by the coding sequence ATGGATAATCATTTTGCTTGGTGGTATCTATCCAACCAAGCTTTAAACGTGCATCGTCTCACCGACGATTTGATCACCACCTCGCTTCACTACTCGCCCAAACGCCGTGAACGTTTTTTGCATGGCCGAGCATTGCTTGCAGAACTCATGTTTCAGCTTTATGGCTATGAAAAATTACCGCGCTTGGCCGTTGCACCCAGCGGAAGGCCGTGCTTTGTTGATCCAACACTTCCCGACTTTAGCTTGGGGTACGCGGGTAGCGTCATCGCATTGATGCTTGGCACCAACGGGAAAGTCGGTATGGACGTCGAAATTATCCGAGCGCGTCAGGGCGGCTTTATTCATCTTCAGCAACAGTATATTACCAGCGGCGAAAAAATTTGGATCGATGGGCAAGCCGATCGCTTGGAAGCAACAACTCAGCTTTGGGCTATCCGTGAATCGGTTCTTAAGATCTCAGGGCTGGGTACCAGCGGTTTGCAAACGCTACGCCTTTTACCGGGCGCAGGAAAACTGCGCTCAACGGTCACACCGCAGGTCGAAACCATTAGCGCGATACAAGGCGAGATCGCGTGGGCATGCAGTAAATCACCCACGTTGGGACAGCTTAATTATTGGTTGATGGATCAAGAAGAAAACCAGCTGGTCAATATCACCGCAGAGAAGCAGGCTGAGTTAAAAGAGTCCGCATCCTATTTGCGCTTTACCAGCAACACGCCAATACAAACGGCTTAA
- a CDS encoding NCS2 family permease, with protein sequence MNNSTSNSAQGQGLFERVFKLQEHGTTARTEVIAGITTFLTMVYIVFVNPQILGAAGMDTQAVFVTTCLIAAFGSIFMGLLANLPVALAPAMGLNAFFAFVVVGAMGLTWQVGMGAIFWGAVGLLLLTIFRIRYWMIANIPMSLRVGITSGIGLFIAMMGLKNAGIVVPNKDTLVAVGNLTSHSVLLGALGFFIIAILSSRSFHAAVLVSIVVTTLIGWALGDVQYSGLFSMPPNITSVVGQVDLSGALNIGLAGVIFSFMLVNLFDSSGTLIGVTDKAGLADKSGKFPRMKQALYVDSISSVVGSFIGTSSVTAYIESTSGVSVGGRTGLTAVVVGILFLLVIFLSPLAGMVPAYAAAGALIYVGVLMTSSLSRVKWDDLTEAVPAFITAVMMPFSFSITEGIALGFISYCIMKLGTGRWREISPCVVIVALLFVLKIVFVDAH encoded by the coding sequence ATGAATAATTCAACTTCAAACTCTGCTCAAGGGCAGGGGCTGTTTGAGCGTGTCTTCAAATTGCAGGAGCATGGCACCACCGCAAGGACTGAGGTGATCGCCGGTATCACCACGTTTTTGACCATGGTGTATATCGTTTTCGTCAACCCGCAAATCCTCGGCGCTGCAGGTATGGATACACAGGCTGTATTCGTTACCACCTGTCTGATCGCTGCTTTCGGTAGTATTTTCATGGGGCTGCTGGCTAACTTACCGGTCGCGCTGGCTCCTGCTATGGGGCTGAATGCCTTCTTTGCCTTTGTTGTTGTTGGCGCTATGGGGCTGACATGGCAGGTTGGTATGGGCGCTATTTTCTGGGGTGCCGTTGGCCTATTGTTGCTGACCATCTTCCGCATCCGTTACTGGATGATTGCGAATATCCCGATGAGCCTGCGCGTGGGTATCACCAGCGGTATTGGTTTGTTTATCGCGATGATGGGTCTGAAAAATGCCGGAATCGTTGTGCCAAACAAAGATACGTTGGTTGCGGTTGGAAACCTGACCTCGCATAGCGTTCTGCTGGGCGCTTTGGGTTTCTTTATCATCGCGATTTTGTCCTCTCGTAGCTTCCATGCCGCCGTATTGGTTTCCATCGTGGTGACCACGCTTATCGGTTGGGCACTGGGTGATGTGCAGTATTCCGGTTTGTTCTCCATGCCGCCGAATATTACCAGCGTCGTGGGTCAGGTTGATTTATCTGGCGCGTTAAATATTGGTCTGGCGGGCGTGATTTTCTCCTTCATGCTGGTAAACCTGTTCGACTCTTCTGGCACATTGATTGGTGTAACTGATAAAGCTGGGCTGGCGGATAAGAGCGGTAAATTCCCACGCATGAAACAGGCGCTGTATGTCGATAGCATCAGCTCTGTTGTTGGTTCTTTCATTGGTACGTCTTCGGTGACGGCCTATATCGAGAGTACCTCAGGTGTTTCCGTGGGGGGCCGTACAGGCTTAACTGCGGTAGTCGTCGGCATTCTGTTCCTGCTGGTGATTTTCCTTTCGCCGCTGGCGGGAATGGTTCCTGCTTATGCTGCGGCAGGCGCGCTGATTTATGTGGGCGTATTGATGACGTCTAGTCTGTCTCGCGTGAAGTGGGATGATTTGACTGAAGCTGTACCGGCGTTTATCACTGCGGTCATGATGCCGTTTAGCTTCTCGATCACGGAAGGTATCGCGCTTGGCTTTATCTCTTATTGCATCATGAAGTTAGGCACCGGCCGCTGGCGTGAAATTAGCCCATGCGTAGTGATTGTGGCGCTGCTGTTTGTGCTGAAGATTGTATTTGTTGATGCGCATTAA
- a CDS encoding NADPH-dependent FMN reductase — translation MSDKPLKIVTLLGSLRKGSYNGIVANALPGLAPEGVTIEALPSIRDIPLYDADRQQDEGFPAQIEAIAEQIRQADGVIIVTPEYNYSVPGGLKNAIDWISRLPNQPLAGKPVAIQTSSMGPVGGARCQYHLRQILVFLDCQVMNKPEFMGGVIQNKVDEQKGTLTDTSTIEFLGKQLSAFADYVRRVG, via the coding sequence ATGTCAGATAAACCACTGAAAATTGTCACTTTACTCGGTAGCCTACGTAAAGGTTCCTACAATGGGATCGTCGCCAATGCGCTACCGGGCTTAGCGCCTGAAGGCGTAACCATTGAAGCATTACCATCCATTCGCGATATCCCTCTCTATGACGCAGATCGCCAACAGGATGAAGGCTTCCCTGCTCAAATTGAGGCGATTGCCGAGCAAATTCGTCAGGCTGATGGCGTTATCATCGTCACCCCTGAATATAACTATTCTGTTCCAGGTGGTCTGAAAAACGCTATCGATTGGATCTCTCGTCTGCCAAATCAGCCGTTAGCTGGAAAGCCTGTGGCGATCCAAACCAGCTCAATGGGCCCGGTTGGCGGTGCGCGCTGCCAATACCATCTGCGCCAGATTTTGGTGTTCTTAGACTGTCAGGTGATGAACAAACCTGAGTTTATGGGTGGCGTGATCCAGAACAAAGTGGATGAGCAGAAGGGCACGTTAACGGATACGTCAACCATTGAGTTCTTAGGCAAACAGCTGTCTGCATTTGCAGATTATGTGCGCCGCGTCGGTTGA
- a CDS encoding TVP38/TMEM64 family protein: MSSHGWWGVLAYILLFVITSLFLFPGSVLVIAGGVVFGVFYGTIISLFAATLASSLSFLVARYLGRAWLLHRFGGNQKFEQIERGIQRYGVDFLIFTRLIPLFPYNIQNYAYGLTAISFWRYSVVSCLTILPGTFIFTFMASELAENGITLNVTLKLVLCGLLLFVLTQITRRVFSKRFAKK, from the coding sequence GTGAGTTCGCATGGCTGGTGGGGCGTTTTGGCTTATATTCTCTTGTTTGTTATCACTTCACTCTTCCTATTCCCTGGAAGCGTGTTAGTCATCGCCGGAGGTGTCGTTTTCGGGGTGTTTTACGGAACGATCATCTCATTATTTGCCGCTACTCTGGCTTCTTCGCTCTCATTTTTAGTCGCCAGATATTTAGGCCGTGCTTGGCTATTACACCGCTTTGGTGGAAATCAAAAATTTGAGCAGATTGAGCGAGGCATTCAGCGCTATGGCGTGGATTTTTTGATTTTTACCCGCTTGATTCCGCTTTTTCCCTACAATATTCAAAACTATGCCTATGGGTTAACGGCGATATCTTTTTGGCGCTACAGCGTCGTTTCCTGTTTAACCATTCTGCCGGGAACGTTCATATTCACGTTTATGGCCAGTGAACTGGCTGAAAATGGGATTACGCTAAATGTAACGCTAAAACTCGTCTTGTGCGGCCTACTGTTGTTTGTTTTGACACAGATAACCCGTAGGGTTTTCAGTAAGCGGTTTGCGAAAAAATAA
- the adeD gene encoding adenine deaminase: MEGINNKHTQSLSREEMIRLLAVSRGDEAADCIIDNVRILDLINGGELLGPIVICGANIAGVGPAYAGAVAHRRIDANNAIAVPGFIDSHLHIESSMMTPITFESATLPLGVTSIVCDPHEIVNVMGKQGLEWFLRCAEQAQQNQFVQISSCVPALAGSDINGAEFPLDEMLKYRDHSHVLGLAEMMNFPGVIAGDSDIMDKLDAFRHLTLDGHSPMLSGKDLNGYLAAGVENCHETLMLQEGREKLSLGMALMMREGSAARNLDTLAPLITEFSSPQCMLCTDDRNPWEIAHEGHINALIHRLINQHNIPAHVAYRVASWSPARHFGLKRLGLIAPGKRADIVLLNDVQQVEIQQVIAGGKRVDAQQFTATSEQRYQQTQPPTQNTIQRTPVDESALTLPLDIGERYRAIQVIPNELITCELPVIWQGERFDHDDVCKIAVMERYGHQKPPALGLLQNFGLKRGAMAATVSHDSHNIVVIGHHARDMAIAVNQLISQGGGLCVADEGEVKSHLSLPIAGLMSDKPAAEIADDITHLKNACRRCGVTLNEPFIQMAFLSLPVIPSLKLTSLGLFDVDRFAFTETRFSVLSD; this comes from the coding sequence ATGGAAGGGATAAATAATAAGCATACGCAATCGCTTTCGCGTGAAGAAATGATCCGCCTTCTGGCCGTTTCACGCGGCGATGAGGCAGCTGACTGCATTATTGACAATGTTCGTATCCTCGATCTGATAAACGGTGGCGAACTGCTGGGCCCTATTGTCATTTGTGGTGCAAATATTGCGGGCGTCGGTCCTGCCTATGCCGGTGCTGTAGCTCATCGCAGAATTGACGCCAATAATGCTATTGCAGTACCGGGATTTATTGATTCCCACCTGCATATTGAATCTAGCATGATGACGCCAATAACGTTTGAAAGCGCAACGTTACCATTGGGCGTGACCAGCATCGTCTGCGACCCGCACGAGATTGTGAACGTGATGGGTAAACAAGGGTTGGAATGGTTTTTGCGCTGTGCGGAGCAGGCGCAACAAAATCAGTTCGTGCAAATTAGCTCATGCGTGCCCGCCCTAGCCGGTAGCGACATCAACGGAGCCGAGTTTCCCTTAGATGAAATGCTGAAATACCGCGATCACTCGCATGTCCTTGGGTTGGCGGAAATGATGAACTTCCCCGGCGTGATTGCTGGGGACAGCGACATCATGGACAAGCTGGATGCCTTTCGCCATTTAACCCTTGATGGCCACAGCCCCATGTTAAGCGGCAAAGATCTAAACGGATATTTGGCGGCTGGCGTAGAAAACTGCCACGAAACACTCATGCTACAAGAAGGGCGCGAAAAACTGTCTCTGGGGATGGCGCTCATGATGCGAGAGGGCTCCGCTGCACGCAATCTAGATACGCTAGCGCCGCTGATTACTGAATTTAGTAGCCCACAATGCATGCTCTGTACTGACGATCGCAACCCGTGGGAGATTGCGCATGAAGGCCATATCAACGCCCTCATTCATCGCCTAATCAATCAGCACAACATACCGGCTCATGTTGCCTATCGCGTCGCAAGCTGGTCTCCGGCACGGCATTTCGGCTTAAAACGTCTGGGGCTTATTGCTCCAGGCAAAAGAGCGGATATCGTTTTACTCAATGATGTGCAGCAGGTTGAAATTCAGCAGGTGATTGCTGGAGGAAAACGGGTTGATGCCCAACAATTCACCGCAACGAGCGAACAGCGTTACCAGCAAACTCAGCCACCGACACAAAATACAATTCAACGCACGCCGGTTGATGAATCTGCGCTTACGCTTCCATTGGACATCGGGGAACGCTATCGGGCAATACAGGTGATCCCAAATGAACTGATTACCTGCGAACTGCCCGTTATTTGGCAGGGCGAGCGTTTCGATCACGATGATGTCTGCAAAATTGCGGTCATGGAACGCTACGGTCATCAAAAACCGCCCGCCTTAGGTTTGCTACAAAACTTTGGCCTTAAACGCGGAGCCATGGCGGCAACCGTAAGCCATGATAGCCACAACATCGTGGTGATCGGTCATCATGCTCGCGATATGGCTATCGCCGTTAACCAGTTGATTTCACAAGGTGGCGGCTTATGCGTCGCCGATGAGGGCGAGGTAAAAAGTCACCTTTCGCTGCCTATTGCAGGCTTGATGAGTGACAAACCGGCAGCAGAGATCGCTGACGATATCACCCATCTGAAAAATGCCTGCCGCCGCTGTGGCGTGACGCTAAATGAGCCGTTTATTCAGATGGCGTTTTTATCTTTGCCGGTCATTCCTTCACTGAAATTAACCAGCTTAGGGTTGTTTGACGTCGATCGCTTCGCATTTACTGAGACTCGCTTTTCTGTCTTAAGCGATTAA